In candidate division KSB1 bacterium, a single genomic region encodes these proteins:
- a CDS encoding TraR/DksA C4-type zinc finger protein yields the protein MEKNKLKQYQKLLLINRKEMEDQMEYIRENSFKDTMKDASGDNSSYSSHMADQGSDAQEREKAFMMEYREGRLIYHIEEALDRIANGDYGKCIECKGDISDARLEAVPHARLCITCKSKEEISKV from the coding sequence ATGGAAAAGAACAAGTTAAAGCAATACCAGAAACTGTTGTTAATAAATCGAAAGGAGATGGAGGATCAAATGGAATATATCCGTGAGAATTCTTTCAAAGATACAATGAAAGATGCAAGCGGTGATAATTCCTCCTATTCTTCTCATATGGCAGACCAGGGTTCGGATGCCCAGGAAAGAGAAAAGGCGTTCATGATGGAGTACAGGGAAGGCCGGTTGATCTACCACATCGAAGAGGCACTTGACAGAATAGCCAACGGAGATTATGGAAAATGTATTGAATGCAAGGGTGACATATCTGATGCAAGATTGGAAGCGGTTCCTCATGCCCGGCTATGTATTACTTGTAAATCTAAAGAAGAAATCAGTAAGGTTTAA